Within Azoarcus sp. DD4, the genomic segment GCGGATCTGTTCGAGGCGGTAGAACCGCCGCGGGTGCCGCTGGCCGAGCGGATGCGGCCGGCCAACCTCGACGAAGTGGCCGGGCAGGTGCATCTGCTCGGGCCGGGCAAGCCGTTGCGGCTCGCCTTTGCGTCGGGAAAGCCGCATTCAATGATCCTGTGGGGGCCGCCGGGCGTCGGCAAGACGACGCTCGCGCGCCTGATGGCCAAGGGTTTCGACGCCGAATTCGTGGCCTTGTCGGCCGTGTTCTCCGGCGTCAAGGAAATCCGCGAAGCCATCGTCCAGGCGCAGGCGGCGAAAGCGCGCGGTCGGCACACCATCCTGTTCGTCGACGAGGTGCACCGCTTCAACAAGGCGCAGCAGGATGCCTTCCTGCCCTATGTCGAGCAGGGGCTGGTCACCTTCATCGGGGCCACGACGGAGAATCCCTCCTTCGAAGTGAATTCGGCCTTGCTGTCGCGCGCGGCAGTCTATGTGCTCGAGCCGCTCGACGCCGCGGCGATGCAGGGCCTGTTCGAGCGCGCCCGTCAGGTTGCCTGCCCGGTGCTGGCCTTCGAGGAAGCCGCTCGCGATCGCATGATCGGCTTTGCCGATGGCGATGCGCGCCGCCTGATGAACCTGATCGAGCAGGTACAGACGGCTGCCGAGACCGCCGGCGTGGCGCCGGTAACGGCGGATTTCGTGGATCAGGCCCTGTCGCGAGATCTGCGTCGCTTCGACAAGGGCGGGGAGGCCTTCTACGATCAGATTTCGGCGTTGCACAAATCGGTCCGCGGTTCCAATCCAGATGCTGCGTTGTACTGGCTGTGCCGCATGCTCGACGGCGGTGCCGACGCGCTTTATCTCGGACGCCGGTTGGTCCGGATGGCAGTGGAGGATATCGGTCTGGCCGATCCCCGCGCGCTGGAAATCTCGCTCAATGCCTGCGAGACGTACGAACGCCTGGGTTCGCCCGAAGGCGAACTGGCGCTGGCGGAAGCAACCGTCTTCCTCGCCTGCGCGGCGAAATCGAATGCCGTGTACAAGGCCTATAATGCGGCCCGCCAGTTCGTCGCCAAGGATGGATCGCGGCCGGTGCCGCTGCATCTGCGCAATGCGCCCACCAAACTGATGAAGGAACTGGGTTACGGCAAGGCCTACCGTTATGCCCATGACGAAGCCGAGGCCTATGCGGCCGGCGAAAGCTACCTTCCGGAGGGCATGACGCCGCCCGGATGGTATCAGCCGACGCCGCGTGGCATGGAGTCAAAGATTGCGGACAAGCTCGCGCACCTACGCGAACTCGATCGCGCCGCGGGTACTCCGGATGCCGATCGGACGGGCGAGGCTGGGTGAGGGCGCGCGAAGGCGGACAACCGATCATGCTCGGCTGTCCGAACGCTGCTCAATGAGGAAGTGGATGATCTTCCATGAACCGGGCGCAAAGCGATTTGGCACGTTCGGCCTTCTCGGTGTCGCCGCGTTCAGTGGCACGCTCGATCAGATCGAGCATGTAGTTGGTCAGCACCAGAACGCCTTCAGGCGTCTGTACCAGGCCACAAGCCACCTGGGCTGCGGCAGCATCGGGAATGCCTTCGTGTTCGGCGATAAGGGCAACTTCGTCCTCGGTGAGATCGCAGTAGTCTAGGCAATCGCGAATAGATAGCATGCTGTCTTCCTCCTTTGTCGTTGCTGTGCGTGCGCTGTCTCAAGCGGCGCTTGGGCACCATTTAAGCTTATCCGACAGGGTGGCAATAGCAAGCGGATTTTCGCCTCGATTTGTTTTCAAGTAATTGATTTTAAATATCATTTCTTGTGCACTGCGACATCGGATCAAGAAACCCTTTGCGTTCAGGGCAGTGCGCGCCGATGCTCGAATCGGTAGCGGCTTTCTCAACTAATTCACTGATCAGAAAACGTTTCAGGATAAGAACATGCTCGACATCCAACTCCTCCGTGGCCAGATCGACCTGGTGGCCGACCGACTTGCGCTGCGTGGGTTGACACTAGACGTTGCGGCGTTCGCCGCGCTCGAGGATGAGCGCAAGCAGTTGCAGACTCGCACCCAGGAGCTCCAGGCCAGGCGCAACGCGCTGTCGAAGCAGATCGGCATGCTGAAAGGCAAGGGTGAAGATGCCTCGACGGTGATGGCCGAGGTGGGGACGCTTGGCGACGAACTCAAGGCCTGCGAACAGGCCTTGCCGGTCGTTCTCGACAAGCTCAACGCCTTCCTGGCGGGGCTGCCCAACCTGCCGCAGGAAAGCGTGCCGGTCGGTGAGGACGAAAGCGGCAACATCGAAGTCCGCCGCTGGGGCACGCCGCGCGCGTTCGATTTCGAGGTCAAGGATCATGTCGATCTCGGTAGCGCGCTCGGGCTCGACTTCGATACCGGTGCCCGCCTGTCGGGGTCGCGCTTCACGTTCATGCGTGGCCAGATCGCTCGCCTGCACCGCGCGCTCGCGCAGTTCATGCTCGACACCCAGACCCTGGAGCACGGTTACACCGAGTGCTACACGCCCTACATCGTCAACCGCGACGTGCTGGTCGGCACCGGCCAGCTGCCGAAGTTCAAGGAAGACATGTTCTGGGTGCTGCGCGGCGGCGACGAGGAGGGGGGCGAGCAGTACCTGATCTCCACTTCCGAGATCCCCCTGACCAACACGGTGCGCGAGCAGATCCTGTCGTCCGACGCGCTGCCGATCAAGCTTACCGCGCACAGCCCCTGCTTCCGTTCCGAGGCGGGCAGCGCCGGTCGCGATACCCGCGGCATGATCCGCCAACACCAGTTCGACAAGGTCGAGATGGTTCAGATCGTCCATCCGGAACAGAGCGATGCCGCGCTTGAAGAGATGGTTGGCCATGCCGAGGCCATCCTGCAGAAGCTGGAGCTGCCTTACCGGGTGATCACGCTGTGCACCGGCGACATGGGATTTTCGGCCGCGAAAACTTACGACCTTGAAGTCTGGCTGCCGGCGCAGAACACCTATCGCGAGATCTCCAGCTGTTCCAACTGCGAGGCCTTCCAGGCGCGGCGGATGCAGGCGCGGTTCAAGAATGCGCAAGGCAAGAACGAACTGGTACACACCCTCAACGGTTCCGGTCTGGCCGTCGGCCGCACCCTGGTGGCGGTGCTGGAGAACTACCAGCAGGCAGATGGTTCCATCGTGGTGCCGACGGCTCTGGTGCCCTACATGGGTGGCGTGGAGGTAATCAAGCCGCTCGGCTGACGCGCAAGCCTGCGTTCGCTCGCTGGGCTCCAATATCAGCCCCGTGCCGGAAATCCGGCACGGGGCTTTGTTTTTTGTGCGTTCCGCCTGTCATTCACCCGCGAATCGCAAACTGTTTGACAGGTAAACGATTAATAAATAAAAAGACGAGGTAGCAAAGAAAACCAATAACGCCCCCCCAACGGCATCATCGACGAGAGAACGGCATGATCGAGAACAAGGCTGCGACAGCGCGGGAACATCCCTTCCCGCGTGGAAAACTGGTCGTGCTCAAGTACGACATGGATTTCAAGATCACCTACGCGAACGAAGCCTGCGCCGAAATGGTGGGTTTTTCCCGCGAGTCGCTGATCGGTAGCAGCATCAAGGAGATCGCCCATCCGGACGTACCGCCGGAGTTGCTTGCCGACGTACGCGGAACGACCAGTACCGGCCGGCCGTGGCTGGGTCTGTCCAAGCTCAAGCACCAGGACGGCGGTGTCGCCTGGTCGGCGGCGCTGACCATTCCCGTGCGGCAGAACGGACGCAATGTCGGCTTCATGAGCCTGCGTAGTGAAGTACCGCGCGAACGGGTGCAGGCGGAAGAGGCGCTGTACGAGGCGATGCGGCGTAAGAAGGCGCGTTACAAGAGCCTCGACATGCCGGTGCGCAAGACCATCTCGAGCGCGGCGATGCTGTGGATGCTGGGCGGGCTGGGTTGCGGCATGGCGCTGATGATGGTGCTGGCCGGGCTGTTCGGAGGTCTCCCGCGAGCTTGGGCTGCGGCCATGAGCCTGACCGGCGCGGCGGGTCTGGCCGCCAGCCTGGTGCTGGTAGGCCGCTTGTGGCGACGCACGATCACCGAGTCGTCGATGATGCTCAAGGCCTTCGAGCGCATTGCCGAGGGCGATCTCACCAGCATGTTGCCGGTTGGCCGCTCTGACGAGATGGGGCGCTTGATGGAGTCGCTGATGTACATGCAGGGGCGGCTGAAGGTGATGCTCGATGAGATCCGTCTTTCCGCCAGCCTGACCGACAAGGAGAACGCGACCCTGCGTGCCGAAGTGCAGGCTTTGCAGGAGTCCGCTCAGGCCCAGCGCGACCACATCCTCTCGGTATCGGCGGCATCCGAACAGAACAGCGCGGCTGTGGCCGAGGTGGCGGGTGGCGCCAAATCGTCGGCGCAGGCCGCCAACGATGCGCTGTCGCTGGTGGCCGAAGGCCGGACCCATCTCAACCAGACGGTGGGGGCGGCACGCCGGACGGTCGAGGCGGTGGAAGGCGCCAACCGGGCGATGCGCGCGCTCGGCGAGTCCATCCAGAGTGTGGCGACCATCTCCGCGGAGATTCGTGAGATCTCCGATCAGACCAACCTGCTGGCCCTCAACGCGGCGATCGAGGCGGCGCGCGCGGGCGAGGTCGGTCGCGGCTTTGCCGTGGTGGCGGACGAGGTGCGCAAGCTGGCCGAACGGACGGCCCACTGCACCGGCAACATCGCCAGCATGGTGGGCGATATCCGCCGGGTGTCCGATAGCGTGGCCGGCGACATGGACAAGGCGGCGGCGCTGGTCGGCGAGGCCAGCGGCAGCGCCGGCGACAGCCTCGACATCATGGGGCGCATCGAACAGGGCAGCGGCAGGGTGGCGGGTCTTGCCGGCCATATCGCCGATGCCTCGGCCGAGCACTCGACCGCGTCCGAGCAGATCGCGCAGGACATGGAGATGATCTCCGGCCTGGTCGAACGCAGCGTGGCCGGGATAAACGCGGTCGATCGCGCGGCCGACGGTGTGCAGTCCAATGTCGGTAACCTGAAACAACTTGTCGGTTTCTTCCGCGTAGTGGCTTGAACGCGGTCGTCTTCGACCGGCAACAAAAAACCGCCTTTCGGCGGTTTTTTGTTGGTACGGCGGCGAGTGCTCATTTCTTCCGCATTGGTGGGAGGTCGGTGCAACTGCCGTGCGCGACCTCGGCCGCCATGCCCACCGTTTCGCCCAGGGTGGGGTGCGGGTGGATGGTCTTGCCGATGTCGACCGCGTCCGCGCCCATTTCCACCGCCAGGCAGACTTCGCCGATCATGTCGCCGGCCGAGGGGCCGACGATGGTGCCGCCGATTACGCGGTGGGTTTCGGCGTCGAAGATCAGCTTGGTGAAGCCGTAGTCGGCGCCGTTGGCAATTGCGCGTCCGGAAGCCGCCCACGGGAACTTCGCCACCTCGACCTTCTTGCCCTCGGCCTTGGCCTGGGCTTCGGTATAGCCGACCCAGGCCACTTCCGGATGGGTGTAGGCCACGCCCGGGATGACGGTGGCGTCGAAGGCCGCCTTGTGACCGGCCGCAACTTCCGCCGCGACGTGGGCCTCGTGCACCGCCTTGTGGGCGAGCATGGGCTGGCCGACGATGTCGCCGATCGCGAAGATGTGCGGCACGTTGGTGCGCATCTGCGCATCCACCGGGATGAAGCCGCGTTCGCCGACCACCACGCCCGCCTTTTCGGCGCCGATCTTCTTGCCGTTGGGCGAGCGGCCCGCCGACTGCAGGATCATGTCGTAGCACACCGGCTCGGCAGGCGCGCCTTCGCCTTCGAACTTGACCCACAGGCCGTCGTCCTTCGCCTCGACGGCCGCGGTCTTGGTCTTGAGCATGACCTTGTCGAAGCGGTGGGCGTTCTGCTTTTCCCACACCTTGACCGCATCGCGGTCCGGACCCTGCATCAGGCCGTCGAGCATTTCGACGACGTCGATGCGCGCGCCCAGGGTGGAATACACCGTGGCCATTTCGAGGCCGATGATGCCGCCACCGATGACCAGCATCTTGCCCGGCACCTGACGCAGTTCGAGCGCGCCGGTGGAGTCGACGATGCGCGGGTCGCGCGGGATGAAGGGCAGGTGCACCGCGGCGCTGCCTGCGGCGATGATGCACTGCTTGAACTTCACCACCTTCTTCGCGCCGGTCTTGTCCTGGGCGTTGCCGGTGGTTTCCTCGACCTCGAGGTGATGCGGGTCGAGGAAGCTGCCGTAGCCGCGGATCACGTCCACCTTGCGCGCCTTGGCCATGCCGGAGAGGCCGCCGGTGAGCTTGCCGATCACGCCGTCCTTGTGCTTGCGCAACGCATCGACATCGACCGAAGGCTTGGCGAAGCTGATGCCGGCCGTACCGACGTGCTCGGCTTCCTCGATCACCGCGGCGACATGTAGCAGCGCCTTGGACGGGATGCAGCCGACGTTCAGGCATACGCCGCCCAGCGTCGCATAACGCTCGATGATCGCGGTCTTGAGGCCGAGGTCGGCGGCGCGGAAGGCGGCCGAGTAGCCGCCGGGGCCGGCGCCGAGCACCACCATGTCGTACTCGACGTCGGCACTGCCGGCGTGGCTGGCGGCAGCCGGGGCCGCCACCGCTGCAGCGGCGGGCGCTGCCGCCGGCGCCGGGGCGGGGGCAGCGGCAGCGTCGCCCGCCGCTTCCACCTTGAGCAGCACCGCACCTTCGCCGACCTTGTCGCCGACCTTGACCAGCACTTCCCTGACCACGCCGGCCGCCGACGACGGCACGTCCATCGTGGCCTTGTCGGACTCGAGGGTGCAGATCGCGTCGTCCACCTTGATGCTGTCGCCGACCTTCACGAACAGCTCGATCACCGGCACCGAGTCGAAATCGCCGATGTCCGGAACCTTCACTTCTACGAGGCTCATGGCGATCTCCTTACAGCATGACCCGACGGAAGTCGGCCAGCAGTTGGGCGAGGTAGACGTTGAAGCGGGTGGCGAGTGCGCCGTCGATCACGCGGTGGTCGGCGGTCAGCGACATCGGCAGGGTGAGGCGGGGCACGAAAGCCTTGCCGTCCCACACTGGCTTCATCACCGATTTGTTGACACCGAGGATGGCCACTTCCGGTGCATTGACGATGGGCGCGAAGTAGGTGCCACCGATGCCGCCCAGCGACGAGATGGTGAAGCAGGCGCCGGACATGTCGGCCGGGCCGAGCTTGCCGTCGCGCGCCTTCTTGGCGAGCGCGCCGGTTTCGGCGGCGATCTCGAACACGCTCTTCTTGTCGGCGTCCTTCACCACCGGCACGACCAGGCCGTTGGGGGTGTCGGCCGCGAAGGCGATGTTGAAATACTTCTTGTAGACGAGGTTGTCACCGTCGAGCGAGGTATTGAACTCCGGGAATTCCTGCAGCGCGCGCACCGATGCCTTGATGATGAAGGCGAGCATGGTGAGCTTCTTGCCGGACTTCTCGTACTCCTTGTTCATCTGGACGCGGAAGGCTTCCAGATCGGTGATGTCGGCATCCTCGTGGTAGGTCACTGCCGGGATCATCACCCAGTTGCGGGCGAGGTTCTGGCCGGAGATCTTCTTGATGCGGGACAGCGGCTTGATCTCGACCTCGCCGAACTTGGCGAAATCGACCTTGGGCCAGGGCAGCAGGTCCAGACCGCCGCCCAGGCTGGCGCCGGCGGCAGCGGCCGGGGTCTTGCCCGGGACAACGCCGGTGCTCATCGCGCCCTTGATGAAGGCGGCGACGTCTTCCTTGAGGATGCGATTCTTCGGGCCAGTGGCCTTGACCTGGCCGAGGTCGACGCCGAGCTCGCGGGCGAAGGCGCGCACCGACGGGCTGGCGTGCACCTTGCCGCCGAGGGTGACGGCCGAGGGCGCGGCTGGCGCGGCGGCAGCCACAGGGGCGGGTGCGGCAGCCGGAGCGGCCGCGGGCGCAGCGGCAGGCGCCGGAGCGGGGGCCGCGGCCGGTGCCGGCGCAGTAGCCGCGGCGGCAGGGGCCGCGCCGCTCTCCAGCTTGAGCAGCAGGCTGCCCTGCGACACCTTGTCGCCGACCTTGACCAGCACTTCCTTGACCACGCCGGCTGCCGAGGACGGCACGTCCATGGTGGCCTTGTCGGATTCCAGCGTGGCGATGGCGTCGTCCACCTTGAGGGTGTCGCCGACCTTCACGTACAGCTCGATCACCGGCACGTCGGAGAAGTCGCCGATGTCCGGCACTACCACCTCGACCACGCCGCCGCCAGCGGCGGGCGCCGCAACCGGGGCTGCGGTCGGAGCGGGGGCCGGTGCCGGAGCGGCGGCAGCCGGCGCGGCAGCGGCAGCGGCAGCGCCGGCTGCCTCCACCTTGATCAGCAGCGTGCCTTCCGACACCTTGTCGCCGATCTGGACCAGCACTTCCCTGACCACGCCGGCGGCGGACGAAGGCACGTCCATGGTTGCCTTGTCGGATTCGAGCGTGGCGATGGCGTCATCGACGGCGATGGTGTCGCCGACCTTGACGAACAGTTCGATCACCGGCACGGCGTCGAAATCGCCGATGTCCGGAACCTTGACTTCAATGAGTTGGCTCATGTTCTTGTCTCCCTTGGCACTCAGACGGACAGCGGGTTCGGCTTGTTCGGGTCAAGCTGGTACTTGACCAGGGCAGCGGCAACCTTGTCGCGTTCGATGGTGCCTTCGTCGGCAAGCGCCTTGAGCGCGGCCAGCGCAACCCAGCGGCGATCCACCTCGAAGAAGTGGCGCAGTTGTTCGCGGGTGTCGGAGCGGCCGAAGCCGTCGGTGCCCAGCGTGACGTAGCGGCCCGGCACGAAGGGACGGATCTGCTCGGCAAACATGCGGATGTAGTCGGTAGCGGCGATCACCGGGCCTTGGGCGCCGGCAAGCTTCTGTGCCACGTGGGACTGCTTCGGCGCTTCCAGCGGATGCAGCATGTTCCAGCGTTCGGCGTCCTGGCCGTCGCGGGCCAGTTCGTTGAAGCTCGGGCAGCCCCAGATGTCGGCTTCCACGCCCCAGTCGTTCTTCAGCAGGTCTGCAGCGGCGATCACCTCGCGGAAGATCGTGCCCGAACCCAGCAGCTGGACGCGCGGACCGGCCTTGTCGGCACCCTTGCGGAAGGCGTACATGCCCTTGAGGATGTCCTGCTCGGCACCGGCCGGCATCTCGGGATGTTCGTAGTTCTCGTTCATCACCGTGATGTAGTAGTAGACGTCCTCCTGCTCGGCGAACATCCGGCGCATGCCGTCCTGCACCACCACCGCCACTTCGTACTGGAAGGTCGGATCGTAGCTGACGCAGTTCGGGATCATGTTGGCGAGCAGGAGGCTGTGGCCGTCTTCGTGCTGCAGGCCTTCGCCGTTCAGCGTGGTGCGGCCGGCGGTGCCGCCGATCATGAAACCGCGGGTTCGCTGGTCGG encodes:
- the aceF gene encoding dihydrolipoyllysine-residue acetyltransferase; translation: MSQLIEVKVPDIGDFDAVPVIELFVKVGDTIAVDDAIATLESDKATMDVPSSAAGVVREVLVQIGDKVSEGTLLIKVEAAGAAAAAAAPAAAAPAPAPAPTAAPVAAPAAGGGVVEVVVPDIGDFSDVPVIELYVKVGDTLKVDDAIATLESDKATMDVPSSAAGVVKEVLVKVGDKVSQGSLLLKLESGAAPAAAATAPAPAAAPAPAPAAAPAAAPAAAPAPVAAAAPAAPSAVTLGGKVHASPSVRAFARELGVDLGQVKATGPKNRILKEDVAAFIKGAMSTGVVPGKTPAAAAGASLGGGLDLLPWPKVDFAKFGEVEIKPLSRIKKISGQNLARNWVMIPAVTYHEDADITDLEAFRVQMNKEYEKSGKKLTMLAFIIKASVRALQEFPEFNTSLDGDNLVYKKYFNIAFAADTPNGLVVPVVKDADKKSVFEIAAETGALAKKARDGKLGPADMSGACFTISSLGGIGGTYFAPIVNAPEVAILGVNKSVMKPVWDGKAFVPRLTLPMSLTADHRVIDGALATRFNVYLAQLLADFRRVML
- a CDS encoding replication-associated recombination protein A; translated protein: MADLFEAVEPPRVPLAERMRPANLDEVAGQVHLLGPGKPLRLAFASGKPHSMILWGPPGVGKTTLARLMAKGFDAEFVALSAVFSGVKEIREAIVQAQAAKARGRHTILFVDEVHRFNKAQQDAFLPYVEQGLVTFIGATTENPSFEVNSALLSRAAVYVLEPLDAAAMQGLFERARQVACPVLAFEEAARDRMIGFADGDARRLMNLIEQVQTAAETAGVAPVTADFVDQALSRDLRRFDKGGEAFYDQISALHKSVRGSNPDAALYWLCRMLDGGADALYLGRRLVRMAVEDIGLADPRALEISLNACETYERLGSPEGELALAEATVFLACAAKSNAVYKAYNAARQFVAKDGSRPVPLHLRNAPTKLMKELGYGKAYRYAHDEAEAYAAGESYLPEGMTPPGWYQPTPRGMESKIADKLAHLRELDRAAGTPDADRTGEAG
- a CDS encoding methyl-accepting chemotaxis protein, with translation MIENKAATAREHPFPRGKLVVLKYDMDFKITYANEACAEMVGFSRESLIGSSIKEIAHPDVPPELLADVRGTTSTGRPWLGLSKLKHQDGGVAWSAALTIPVRQNGRNVGFMSLRSEVPRERVQAEEALYEAMRRKKARYKSLDMPVRKTISSAAMLWMLGGLGCGMALMMVLAGLFGGLPRAWAAAMSLTGAAGLAASLVLVGRLWRRTITESSMMLKAFERIAEGDLTSMLPVGRSDEMGRLMESLMYMQGRLKVMLDEIRLSASLTDKENATLRAEVQALQESAQAQRDHILSVSAASEQNSAAVAEVAGGAKSSAQAANDALSLVAEGRTHLNQTVGAARRTVEAVEGANRAMRALGESIQSVATISAEIREISDQTNLLALNAAIEAARAGEVGRGFAVVADEVRKLAERTAHCTGNIASMVGDIRRVSDSVAGDMDKAAALVGEASGSAGDSLDIMGRIEQGSGRVAGLAGHIADASAEHSTASEQIAQDMEMISGLVERSVAGINAVDRAADGVQSNVGNLKQLVGFFRVVA
- the serS gene encoding serine--tRNA ligase translates to MLDIQLLRGQIDLVADRLALRGLTLDVAAFAALEDERKQLQTRTQELQARRNALSKQIGMLKGKGEDASTVMAEVGTLGDELKACEQALPVVLDKLNAFLAGLPNLPQESVPVGEDESGNIEVRRWGTPRAFDFEVKDHVDLGSALGLDFDTGARLSGSRFTFMRGQIARLHRALAQFMLDTQTLEHGYTECYTPYIVNRDVLVGTGQLPKFKEDMFWVLRGGDEEGGEQYLISTSEIPLTNTVREQILSSDALPIKLTAHSPCFRSEAGSAGRDTRGMIRQHQFDKVEMVQIVHPEQSDAALEEMVGHAEAILQKLELPYRVITLCTGDMGFSAAKTYDLEVWLPAQNTYREISSCSNCEAFQARRMQARFKNAQGKNELVHTLNGSGLAVGRTLVAVLENYQQADGSIVVPTALVPYMGGVEVIKPLG
- the lpdA gene encoding dihydrolipoyl dehydrogenase, translating into MSLVEVKVPDIGDFDSVPVIELFVKVGDSIKVDDAICTLESDKATMDVPSSAAGVVREVLVKVGDKVGEGAVLLKVEAAGDAAAAPAPAPAAAPAAAAVAAPAAASHAGSADVEYDMVVLGAGPGGYSAAFRAADLGLKTAIIERYATLGGVCLNVGCIPSKALLHVAAVIEEAEHVGTAGISFAKPSVDVDALRKHKDGVIGKLTGGLSGMAKARKVDVIRGYGSFLDPHHLEVEETTGNAQDKTGAKKVVKFKQCIIAAGSAAVHLPFIPRDPRIVDSTGALELRQVPGKMLVIGGGIIGLEMATVYSTLGARIDVVEMLDGLMQGPDRDAVKVWEKQNAHRFDKVMLKTKTAAVEAKDDGLWVKFEGEGAPAEPVCYDMILQSAGRSPNGKKIGAEKAGVVVGERGFIPVDAQMRTNVPHIFAIGDIVGQPMLAHKAVHEAHVAAEVAAGHKAAFDATVIPGVAYTHPEVAWVGYTEAQAKAEGKKVEVAKFPWAASGRAIANGADYGFTKLIFDAETHRVIGGTIVGPSAGDMIGEVCLAVEMGADAVDIGKTIHPHPTLGETVGMAAEVAHGSCTDLPPMRKK